Part of the Streptomyces sp. NBC_01264 genome, GGGCGAGGCACTGCTCCCGCTGGAGGGCTGCATCCGGGCGGGCGCGCGGCCCGGCTCGACCGCGCTGAACGTGGTGACCGGCCCCTACGGGACCACCTTCGGCAACTGGCTGCGCGACTGCGGGGCGCACGTCGTGGACCTGGAGGTCCCCTTCGACACCGCCGTGTCCGCCGCCCAGGTGGACCGGGCCCTGTCGGAACACCCGGAGATCGACTTCGTCTCCCTGGTCCACGCGGAGGCGGCGACCGGCAACACCAACCCGGTGGCGGAGATCGGCGAGGCCGTACGGGCCCACGGGGCGCTGTTCATGCTGGACGCGGTGGCCTCGGTGGGCGCGGAGCCGCTGCTACCGGACGCCTGGGGCGTGGACCTGTGCGTGATCGGCGCGCAGAAGGCGATGGGCGGACCGGCCGGCGTCTCGGCGGTGTCGGTCTCCGAGCGCGCGTGGGCCCGCTTCGCGGAGAACGCCTCGGCGCCGCGCCGCTCGTACCTCTCCCTGCTGGACTGGAAGGAGCGCTGGATCGACGCCGGGCGCACGGCGCTGCCGCACGCGCCGGCGCAGCTGGAGATGCTGGCGCTGGAGGCCTGCCTCGACCGGATCGCGGCCGAGGGCCTGGAGTCGGTGACGGTCCGCCACGCGGCCGCGGCGGCGGCGACCCGCGCGGGCGCGGTGGCGCTGGGCATCGCCCCGTACGTCGGCCGGGACGAGGCGGCGGCCCCGGTGGCCACCACCCTGCGGGTCCCGGAGGCCTCGCTGGTGGTGGCCAAGGCCCTCGCGGTGGATCCGGCGGCCCCCCTCGCGGCGGGCGGCGGCGCGCTGGCCCGGGAGATGGTCCGGGTCAACCACTACGGCACGGCGGCCTCCCCGGCCACCGTCGCCTCCAGCCTGACGGCACTGGCCGGGGCCCTGTCGGTGGACCCGGCCGGGGCCCTCGCGGCGGCGGGCTCGGCCTGGTCGGCGGCCCTGCCCTCCGCCTGACCGGGCGGGCCCTGCGGGCTCAGCCCTCCAGGAAGTTCAGCAGCCGGTCCACGTCCGCCTCGGTGTTGTAGAGGTGGAAGGAGGCCCGCAGGCTCCCCGCGCGGGCGGAGGTGGAGATGCCCGCGGCCAGCAGGGCGCTCTGACGGTGGGCCAGCCCCGGCACCGAGACGATCGGGGACCGGCCCGGGACGGGCTCGTGGCCCAGGCGGGCGAGGCCGGCGCGGTAGCGGGCGGCCAGGGCGGTGTCGTGGGCGTGGACGGACTCGATCCCGATCCGCTCCAGCAGGGCCAGCGAGGGCTCGGCGGCGTGGTAGGCCAGGAAGGCCGGGGACTCGTCGAAGCGCCGTGCTCCGTCGGCCAGTTCCCGCAGGGGGCCGTAGATGGCGTCCCACATGTCGGCCAGCGCCACCCAGCCGGCGTGCAGCGGGGTCAGGGCGTCCTGGGCCTCCTCCGAGACCGTGAGGTAGGAGACCCCGCGCGAGGCGAGCAGCCACTTGTACCCGGCGGTGACCGTGTAGTCGTAGGGGCTCGCGTCGAAGGGCAGCCAGCCCGCCGCCTGCGAGGCGTCGACCAGCATCCGCGCCCCGTACGCGGTGGTCGCGGCGCGGACGGCCGCGAGGTCCGCCGTGCGCCCGTCGGCGGACTGTACGGCGCTCAGCGCGACCAGTGCGGTGTCCGGGCCGACGGCTTCGGCGAGGGACTCCAGCGGGGCGAAGCGGACCTTGAGATCGTCGCGCACCACGAAGGGGTTGATGTCGGAGGCGAACTCTCCCTCTGGGCAAAGGACTTCGGATCCGGACGGGAGAGAGGCGGAGACCAGGCCGACGTGGGTGGAGACGGCCGCGCCGACGGCCACGCGGTCCGCGGGGACCCCGACGAGGCGGGCGAACGACTCCCGGACCCGTTCGACGCGGCCGAAGTCCCCGAAGCCTTGCGGGAGCCCGGCCCCCGCCGCCTCCGCGAGCCGCCGCACCTCGGCGACGGCGGCCCGCGGGAGGGGCCCGTAGTTGGCGGTGTTGAGATAGGTGAGGGAGAGCGCGAACTCGTCGCGGACGGTCTCGGGCGCAAAGAGGTCCATGACCTTCACTCTGCGCCAGGACCAACCCAAAGTCCATGACCGGGTTTCCCGCACCACGCCAAAGGATTACTTATGGCAGGGCCTTACGGGCGCGGTACCGCGCAGGCACCGTCGGGCTCGCACGCCTCACCCTCGGGGGCGGCGGGCACGAGGACCTCACGGCCGGCCCAGGCCTGCTCCAGCGCCTGCGTGAACACCTCGGAGGGCTGACCCCCGGAGATCCCGAGGCGTCGGTCGAGCACGAAGAACGGTACGGCGTTCGCGCCCAGCTCGGCCGCTTCCCGCTCGTCGGCCCGCACCTCGGCGGCGTACGCGGACTCGTCGCCCAGCACCGCCCGGGCCTCCCCCTCGTCCAGTCCGGCCTCGACCGCCAGCGCGACGAGGACCTCGGCGTCGAAGACGGAGCGCTCCTCGCCGAAGTTGGCCCGGTAGGCCAAGTCGAGCAGCTCCTCCTGGCGGCCGCGGTCGGCGGCCAGGTGCAGCAGGCGGTGGATGTCGAAGGTGTTGCCGTGGTCGCGGCCCTCGGTGCGGTACGTCAGCCCCTCGGCGCGGGCGCTCGCGGCGACGTGCTCCTCCATGCCGCGGGCCTCCTCCAGGGTGCGGCCGTACTTCTTGGCCAGCATCTCCACGACGGGAGCCACCTGGCCCTTGGGGCCGTTCGGGTCGAGCTCGAAGGAGCGGTAGACCACCTCGACCTCCTCGCGGTGTGCGAAGCCGGCCAGCCCCTTGGCGAACCGGGCCTTGCCGATGTAGCACCACGGGCAGGCGATGTCGCTCCAGATCTCGACGCGCATGTTCCTTCTTCCCTCCACGGAATCAACTGTTCCGTGTTCAACCATCTGCCGCTGCGTCTCATTCCCCGGGCAGGTCCCCCACCGTGAGCCAGAGGATGCGGTGGGAACCCGCGGCGCGGGCCCCGGCGGGATCCGGGAGCCAGCCGTGGGCGGCGTAGAAGGCCTGGGCGCGGAGGTTGTGCTCGTAGACCTCCAGGCGGACCCTGCGGACGCCCGCCCGGCGCCAGGTGTCGAGGCAGGCGGCGTGCAGGGCCGCCCCGGTGCCGCGGCGCCAGTGGACGGGGTCCACGTGGAGCTGCGTGAGGGTGGTCTCGCCGTCGGCGGTGCGGAAGGCCGCCACCCCGGTGAGCTCGCCGGCGCTCTCCGCGCAGAGCACCCCGCCGTCGGCCGCGGTACGGGCCACCGCCCGGGACCAGCCCTCCCGGGTGCGCGCCAGCTCGGCGGCGCCGCCGTAGGCCTCCACGGGTATCCGGCCCCGGTAGTAGGTGGCGCGGGCCCGGGTGTGGAGGGCGGCGATGGCGTCGAGGTCTTCGGGCTGCGCGGTCCGGATCATGGGAAGGAGAACGCGCCGGGAATCCCGCCGGTTCCCGGCGCGCTCCACGGGCTACTTCTTCAGCCAGGCCTTCATCATCTTCTGCGCCACCGGGGCGGCCAGCTTGCCGCCGGCGATCTCGGAGCGGTCCGTGTCCGACCCGACGATCACCACGGCGACGGCGATCTGCTTGCCGCCGGCCTTGCCGTACGTGGTGTACCAGGCGAGCGGCGGCAGGCTGTTGTCCACGCCGCGCTGGGCGGTACCGGTCTTGGCACCCGACTCGACACCCGGGATCTGGACGTTCTTGCCGCCGCCCTCGGTGGCGACCGTCCTCATGGCGTCCTGGAGCATCGATGCGGTCTTCCCGCTCATCACCTGCGTGGACTTCGGGTCCTTGAAGTTCTCCAGCACGTTGCCGTTGGAGTCGGTGACCTCGGAGACCTCGTGCGGGGCGACGAGCTTGCCGCCGTTCTCGATCGCGGCGCTCACCATCGCCATCTGGAGCGGGGTGGCCTGGACGTCGAACTGGCCGATACCCGTCTGCGCGACCTGGTCGACGGACATCTTCTTCGTCGGGTACTTGCTCGCGGGGTCGGTCCAGACGGGGAGCTTCTGCACCACGTTGAAGCCCAGCTTCTCGGCCATCGCCCGCATCTTGTCCTGGCCCAGCTGGTGAGCGAGGTCGGCGAAGACGTTGTTGCAGGACAGCTTCAGCGCGGTCCGGGGGGACACGTTGTTGCACATGGCATCGGGAACCTCGCTGCGCAGCTTCATCCGCGTCCCGGGGATCGTGTAATCGCCGGGGACGGAGGTCGGCGTGTCCACGTTCGTGACCAGGCCGTTCTCGATGGCTGCCGCCAGGGTGACCAGCTTGAAGGTGGAGCCGGGCGCCTGCGGCTTACGCAGCGCCGTGTTCTCCATGGCCTTGCCGTTGTCGGCGTTGAGCGCGTTCCACGCCTTCTGGTCCGCTGCGCCCGCGCCCGCGATGGTGCCGGGGTCGTAGGACGGGTTGTTCACGACGGCCAGGATCTCGCCCGTCGCCGGGTCGAGCGCCACGGCCGAGCCCTGCTTGCCCTGGAGCGCGTCCCAGCCCGCCTTCTGGACGTCCTTGTCGATCGTGGTGATGACGTTGCCGGGGGCGGCCCGCTTGTCGGTGAGCGTGTCCATGATCGTCTTGAGCCGGTTGTCGGTGCCGTTGAGGACGTCCTTGTAGACGCCCTCGAGCATGCTCCACCCGAAGGCCTGGGAGCTGTAGCCGGTGATCGGCGCGTACAGCGGCCCGTCGGTGTAGGTCCGCTTGTACCGGAAGTCCTTGCCGCCCGTGTCCTTGGAGCCGGTGATGGCCTCCCCGCCCACGATGATGTTCCCCAACGGGTTCTCGTACTTCCCGATGAGGTTGCGCCGGTTGTTCTTGTCGTCTGCGAGGGCCTGGCCTTGGTATGCCTGCACCCAGGTGACCCGCACCAAAAGGGCCAGCACCAGAAGCAGACAGAAGACCGACGCACGCCTGATCGTCTTGTTCATCCCCCAGAAGGACGTCCCAGCCGTCCCAGCCGTTCCGCTCTGCCCCGATTGTGGCGGAGTTCTCAGCCTTTCCTCATGAGGAAGCCTCCCTCGTACGCCGCGATGACCGCCTGGGTCCGGTCCCGGGAACCGGTCTTGGCGAGCACCGCGGCCACGTGCGTCTTGACCGTCTGCGGGCCGACTCCGAGCCGCTCGCTCACCTCGTGGTTGGAGAGCCCGGCGGCCATCAGGCGCAGTACGTCCGCCTCCCGGTCCGTGAGCCGGGCGACCCAGGGCGCGGCGGCCGGGCCGGCCCCCGGCGGGGTGTGGGCGGTGGCCAGGGAGCGGACGGCCGCCGGGAAGAGCAGCGAGTCCCCGCGCGCCACGAGCCGGACCGCGGCGGTCAGCTCGTCGGGGTCGGCCCGCTTGAGGAGGAACCCGCAGGCTCCCGCGCGCAGCGCGTCGTACACGTAGGCGTCGTTCTCGAAGGTGGTGACCACCACGATCCGGGGCGGCTCGGCCATGGTGGCGAGGATCCGCTCGGTGGCCCGGATGCCGTCGATCTCCGGCATCCGCACGTCCATCAGCACCACGTCCGGGGCGAGCGCCCGGACCACGGACACGGCCTCGGCCCCGGTGGCCGCCTCTCCGACGACCTCCAGATCGGGCTCGGCGTCGAGGATGACCCGCAGGGCGGTACGGACCATCCGCTCGTCGTCGGCCACCACCACCCGCAACGGCGGCCGGGTCCCGGGCGTCATCGGGCGCCCTCGCCGAGGGGGAGGACGGCCCGCAGCCGCCACCGGCCCTCGTGCGGACCGGCCTCGACCCGCCCGCCGAGCAGCGAGGCCCGCTCGGCGGCGCCGTGCAGCCCCCGGCCCCCGGTGGTGCGGGCCCGCGGAGCGGCCTCGGCCGCCACGGCCGGATCGTTCGTCATGGTGATCTCCAGTTCCTCGTATCCACCCGGTCCGTCCCGTTCCCCCCGGACCCGTACGAGGATCCGCAGGTCGACGGGGCCCGTCCCGTGCCGCAGCGCGTTGCTCAGCCCCTCCTGCACGATCCGGTGCGCCTCACGGGAGGCGATCGCCGGAAGCCACCGCCAGTCCCCGGCGGGTCCCGGATCCTGGTGGGCGGTGATCGGGGTCCCGAAGGCCCGGCTGCGGGCCAGCAGCCCGTCGAGGTCGGCCGCGAGCGTGGGGGCGGCGGGCAGTGCGCCGCCCCCGGTGCCCGCTCCGTCGCCCTCGCGCAGCAGGCCGAGGACGGCGTCCAGCTCCCCCACCGTGCGCCGGGTGGTCTCCTCGATCGCGGCCAGCGCCTCCCGGACGAAGCCGGGGTCGCTGTCGAGCACCCGCCGGGCGGCGCTCGCCTGGAGGGTGACCGCGCTCAGGGCGTGCCCGACGGCGTCGTGCAGCTCCCGGGCCAGCCGGTTACGGACCGCCAGGTCCGCGGCGCGCTCCTCGGCCGCCGCCAGCCGGTCCGCCGCCGTCGGCCCGAGCAGTACGGGCGCCAGCCGGGCCAGCAGCGCCCCCGCCCCGACGGCGCACAGGACCAGCCCGGCCAGCAGCCCCGCCCCGAACAGGGGGGCCACGTACGGCTGGGCCTGTGCGTCGAACGGGCCGAGCCGGACCGGGAAGTCCCGCAGCGCGCTCACGAACGGCAGGGCGAGCAGCACCACTGCCATGGGCGGTACCGCCAGGCTGATCCCGCTGACCAGGGCTCCGATGCCCAGGTGCAGGGTCCACCAGGCCGAGGCCCGCGCCCGGGCCGCCCAGCTCCGGGCCCGCCCCTCGGCGAACCGCTCCCCCGGGACCCCGCACAGGGCGCGCGCGGCGGCCACGGACATCGGCCGGACCAGTCCGGACAAGCCGGTCGCGGCGACGAGCGGCAGGGCGGCGGCGTAGGCGGCGAGGCTGAGCGGCAGGGACGCGCCCGCGTTCGCCCCGCCCGCGAGGACACCGACCACCACCTCCGTGAGGAGGAAGTACGGCATCAGCAGGGCGCCACCGAGGATCAGATGGAGCCAGCGCAGGGGCCTGAACCTCGGCAGCCGCTCCACTCCCGCCCCTCCCTCAGTCCGCGCGGCGGCCGGCGAGGAACCGCCCCATGACCGCGGTCGCGAGGAGAGCTGTGATCATCTGACCACCGTAGATCAAGTAGCTCGCGGTGGTGGTCCGTTCGCCGGGACCGGGATCTCCGCTCGTGAAGGCCGCCAGCATCCACATCCCCCAGCACAGGGTCGCCGCCGACCCGGTCCACGCCACGGCCAGTGGCCATCCCGCCCGCCGGGTCCCGCCCCTGGCCAGCAGGAGCGCCCCGGCCGCCGCGGTCAGCACGCATATCCCGTGGACCGCGGAGCCCACGGCGGTG contains:
- a CDS encoding pyridoxal-phosphate-dependent aminotransferase family protein — translated: MNHPLLDLPPLTAARFASIERGVAELLGTRADVVITQGEALLPLEGCIRAGARPGSTALNVVTGPYGTTFGNWLRDCGAHVVDLEVPFDTAVSAAQVDRALSEHPEIDFVSLVHAEAATGNTNPVAEIGEAVRAHGALFMLDAVASVGAEPLLPDAWGVDLCVIGAQKAMGGPAGVSAVSVSERAWARFAENASAPRRSYLSLLDWKERWIDAGRTALPHAPAQLEMLALEACLDRIAAEGLESVTVRHAAAAAATRAGAVALGIAPYVGRDEAAAPVATTLRVPEASLVVAKALAVDPAAPLAAGGGALAREMVRVNHYGTAASPATVASSLTALAGALSVDPAGALAAAGSAWSAALPSA
- a CDS encoding aminotransferase class V-fold PLP-dependent enzyme codes for the protein MDLFAPETVRDEFALSLTYLNTANYGPLPRAAVAEVRRLAEAAGAGLPQGFGDFGRVERVRESFARLVGVPADRVAVGAAVSTHVGLVSASLPSGSEVLCPEGEFASDINPFVVRDDLKVRFAPLESLAEAVGPDTALVALSAVQSADGRTADLAAVRAATTAYGARMLVDASQAAGWLPFDASPYDYTVTAGYKWLLASRGVSYLTVSEEAQDALTPLHAGWVALADMWDAIYGPLRELADGARRFDESPAFLAYHAAEPSLALLERIGIESVHAHDTALAARYRAGLARLGHEPVPGRSPIVSVPGLAHRQSALLAAGISTSARAGSLRASFHLYNTEADVDRLLNFLEG
- a CDS encoding DsbA family oxidoreductase, which codes for MRVEIWSDIACPWCYIGKARFAKGLAGFAHREEVEVVYRSFELDPNGPKGQVAPVVEMLAKKYGRTLEEARGMEEHVAASARAEGLTYRTEGRDHGNTFDIHRLLHLAADRGRQEELLDLAYRANFGEERSVFDAEVLVALAVEAGLDEGEARAVLGDESAYAAEVRADEREAAELGANAVPFFVLDRRLGISGGQPSEVFTQALEQAWAGREVLVPAAPEGEACEPDGACAVPRP
- a CDS encoding GNAT family N-acetyltransferase, with the translated sequence MIRTAQPEDLDAIAALHTRARATYYRGRIPVEAYGGAAELARTREGWSRAVARTAADGGVLCAESAGELTGVAAFRTADGETTLTQLHVDPVHWRRGTGAALHAACLDTWRRAGVRRVRLEVYEHNLRAQAFYAAHGWLPDPAGARAAGSHRILWLTVGDLPGE
- a CDS encoding penicillin-binding transpeptidase domain-containing protein, with product MNKTIRRASVFCLLLVLALLVRVTWVQAYQGQALADDKNNRRNLIGKYENPLGNIIVGGEAITGSKDTGGKDFRYKRTYTDGPLYAPITGYSSQAFGWSMLEGVYKDVLNGTDNRLKTIMDTLTDKRAAPGNVITTIDKDVQKAGWDALQGKQGSAVALDPATGEILAVVNNPSYDPGTIAGAGAADQKAWNALNADNGKAMENTALRKPQAPGSTFKLVTLAAAIENGLVTNVDTPTSVPGDYTIPGTRMKLRSEVPDAMCNNVSPRTALKLSCNNVFADLAHQLGQDKMRAMAEKLGFNVVQKLPVWTDPASKYPTKKMSVDQVAQTGIGQFDVQATPLQMAMVSAAIENGGKLVAPHEVSEVTDSNGNVLENFKDPKSTQVMSGKTASMLQDAMRTVATEGGGKNVQIPGVESGAKTGTAQRGVDNSLPPLAWYTTYGKAGGKQIAVAVVIVGSDTDRSEIAGGKLAAPVAQKMMKAWLKK
- a CDS encoding response regulator transcription factor; the protein is MTPGTRPPLRVVVADDERMVRTALRVILDAEPDLEVVGEAATGAEAVSVVRALAPDVVLMDVRMPEIDGIRATERILATMAEPPRIVVVTTFENDAYVYDALRAGACGFLLKRADPDELTAAVRLVARGDSLLFPAAVRSLATAHTPPGAGPAAAPWVARLTDREADVLRLMAAGLSNHEVSERLGVGPQTVKTHVAAVLAKTGSRDRTQAVIAAYEGGFLMRKG
- a CDS encoding sensor histidine kinase, yielding MPYFLLTEVVVGVLAGGANAGASLPLSLAAYAAALPLVAATGLSGLVRPMSVAAARALCGVPGERFAEGRARSWAARARASAWWTLHLGIGALVSGISLAVPPMAVVLLALPFVSALRDFPVRLGPFDAQAQPYVAPLFGAGLLAGLVLCAVGAGALLARLAPVLLGPTAADRLAAAEERAADLAVRNRLARELHDAVGHALSAVTLQASAARRVLDSDPGFVREALAAIEETTRRTVGELDAVLGLLREGDGAGTGGGALPAAPTLAADLDGLLARSRAFGTPITAHQDPGPAGDWRWLPAIASREAHRIVQEGLSNALRHGTGPVDLRILVRVRGERDGPGGYEELEITMTNDPAVAAEAAPRARTTGGRGLHGAAERASLLGGRVEAGPHEGRWRLRAVLPLGEGAR